Proteins encoded within one genomic window of Gasterosteus aculeatus chromosome 18, fGasAcu3.hap1.1, whole genome shotgun sequence:
- the LOC144389381 gene encoding intersectin-2-like gives MNVNTFLVTVSEALELKACKPNGKSNPYCELTMGAQCYTSRPISDTLNPKWNFHCQFFVKDLYQDILCVTVFEKDQFSPDDFLGRTEVPVATIKKEMESKGAANRRLLLHEVPTGEVWVKLDLQLYEPTK, from the exons atgaatgtgaatactttcttGGTCACCGTCTCTGAAGCCCTGGAGCTCAAAGCCTGTAAACCCAACG GTAAGAGCAATCCGTACTGTGAGCTGACGATGGGGGCTCAGTGCTACACGTCCCGACCGATCAGCGACACTCTGAACCCAAAGTGGAACTTCCACTGCCAGTTCTTCGTCAAAGACCTCTACCAGGACATCCTGTGCGTCACTGTGTTCGAGAAGGACCAGTTCTCACCAGACG ATTTTCTGGGTCGTACTGAAGTTCCTGTGGCAACTAtaaagaaagagatggagagcaaAGGAGCCGCGAACCGTCGCCTGCTACTGCACGAAGTCCCCACTGGAGAAGTTTGGGTCAAACTAGACCTGCAGCTTTACGAGCCAACCAAATAA